In one Prosthecochloris aestuarii DSM 271 genomic region, the following are encoded:
- a CDS encoding HAD family hydrolase, with protein sequence MLNKLVLFDIDGTLLTVGNINRQTLIDALIEVYDTEGSARQHNFAGKMDSVIIYEVLQSTGLTDKEIALGFEQVKQTYIELFRQQAKADDIILMNGIPELLASLSERDDILLGLLTGNFEGSGRHKLHLPSINHYFSFGAFADDARHRNDLPAIAVERARNITGKTFTPQEVIIIGDTEHDIRCARAIEARCIAVATGNYSSETLLEHKPDALFEDFSDTEKVIRSIVSF encoded by the coding sequence ATGCTGAATAAACTTGTTCTCTTTGACATTGATGGCACCCTTCTGACAGTAGGCAATATTAACCGTCAGACGTTAATTGATGCCCTTATTGAAGTCTATGATACCGAAGGAAGTGCCCGGCAACACAATTTTGCCGGCAAAATGGACAGCGTTATCATCTACGAAGTTCTTCAGAGCACAGGCCTGACCGATAAAGAGATCGCTCTGGGTTTTGAACAGGTCAAACAAACCTATATCGAACTTTTCCGTCAGCAGGCCAAAGCCGACGATATTATCCTGATGAACGGCATTCCGGAACTTCTTGCTTCGCTTTCAGAACGCGACGACATTCTTCTTGGCCTGCTGACAGGTAACTTTGAAGGCTCAGGGCGCCACAAGCTCCACCTTCCCTCGATCAACCATTATTTTTCTTTTGGAGCGTTCGCTGATGATGCCAGGCATCGCAACGATCTCCCCGCCATAGCGGTCGAACGCGCCAGAAATATCACGGGAAAAACATTTACGCCACAAGAGGTCATCATCATCGGTGACACAGAACACGATATCAGGTGCGCCAGGGCAATCGAGGCCAGATGCATTGCCGTAGCAACCGGAAACTACTCCTCCGAAACCCTCCTGGAACACAAGCCTGATGCTCTTTTTGAAGATTTCAGCGATACAGAAAAGGTCATCAGAAGCATTGTCTCATTTTAA
- the nusB gene encoding transcription antitermination factor NusB, giving the protein MKAHRRHIREKIVQALYTLDVRDTDTATAGDWLITPEISKDPKAIRFFKQLLGAIVDNREEIDQYISKHTFNWDMSRIAIIDKNILRMAMAEILYFEDIPPKVSINEAIEIAKKFNSTDKSSKFVNGILDAVYNDLNKSGKINKCGRGLIDQSSNLKKNKEKSPSDDQ; this is encoded by the coding sequence ATGAAGGCTCATCGACGACACATACGCGAAAAAATTGTACAGGCGCTCTACACCCTTGACGTTCGCGATACCGATACCGCAACGGCTGGAGACTGGCTGATCACACCGGAAATATCAAAGGATCCCAAGGCTATCAGGTTTTTCAAACAGCTGCTGGGAGCTATTGTGGACAACAGGGAAGAGATCGATCAATATATCTCAAAGCATACCTTCAACTGGGATATGAGCCGGATCGCCATCATTGATAAAAACATACTTCGAATGGCCATGGCGGAAATTCTCTATTTCGAAGATATTCCTCCAAAAGTATCGATCAATGAAGCTATCGAGATCGCAAAAAAATTCAACAGCACGGACAAAAGCAGTAAATTTGTCAACGGAATTCTCGACGCCGTTTATAACGACCTGAACAAATCAGGAAAAATAAATAAATGCGGCCGGGGGCTGATTGATCAATCAAGCAATCTGAAAAAAAATAAAGAAAAGAGCCCGTCTGATGATCAATAG